In Ipomoea triloba cultivar NCNSP0323 chromosome 7, ASM357664v1, a single genomic region encodes these proteins:
- the LOC116026009 gene encoding serine carboxypeptidase-like 49, producing MWPFLLVLVLVSSPGQANWEDNSMAKRRAEKMIRQLNLFPLHDLNRGSGHSPAEADSPRLVEKKLKLKLLGDSGATVEDLGHHAGYYRLPDTVDARWECKQNT from the coding sequence ATGTGGCCTTTTCTGCTTGTGCTGGTTTTGGTTTCCTCTCCTGGACAAGCAAATTGGGAGGATAATTCCATGGCTAAGCGGCGAGCGGAGAAGATGATCAGACAACTCAACTTGTTCCCCTTGCATGATCTCAACAGGGGTTCCGGCCACTCTCCGGCAGAAGCAGATTCGCCGAGATTGGTGGAGAAGAAGTTGAAGTTGAAGCTTCTTGGTGATTCAGGGGCTACTGTTGAAGATTTGGGCCATCATGCTGGTTACTACAGGCTCCCAGACACTGTAGATGCAAGGTGGGAATGCAAACAAAACACATGA